Proteins from a genomic interval of Mesobacillus sp. S13:
- the recJ gene encoding single-stranded-DNA-specific exonuclease RecJ, whose product MLKPKSRWIVKKSDQTIIDSLAKDLNITHLTASLLVNRGLDTVEDARYFLFGEKSEFHDPFLLKDMDKAVERINEAIETQEPILVFGDYDADGVSSTTVMMKALDELGANADYYIPNRFTEGYGPNEKAFRSAADSGVGLIITVDTGISALHEATVAKELGIDLIITDHHEPGPVLPDAFAIIHPKLEDSVYPFKDLAGVGVAFKVAHALLGRIPEHLLEFAAIGTIADLVPLMGENRLIALRGIEKLKSSQTHGLNALLKLAKTDRSSIDEETIGFMIGPRVNAAGRLGSADPAVQLMMTQDPEEAMMLAEEIDSINKERQNIVSQIAEEAVAEVEMNYPIQDNSVLVVGKEGWNAGVIGIVASKLVEKYYRPTIVLSFDKEKGLAKGSARSIAGFDLFKNLSTCIDILPHFGGHPMAAGMTLNLSDVDELRARLNTLAKEQLKEEDLVPVSHIDASIEVKEITIETINELGKLSPYGVSNPKPKVMINEANISTLRKIGADQSHLKLALEEEGTVIDGIGFGFGHLHDHISPSSKLSVIGELSINEWNNIKKPQIFLRDVAVKSWQLFDFRGLKRLEKLPDMIPGDHIKWILFNPDLKNKFSPIIGDSLEVVTADDQAQQIELDQSYVVLLDLPPSKEILENLFSGKNPGRVYVHFYKESSDFFTTMPTREHFKWFYAFLAKKGPFDLKRYGDDLAKHRGWTKETVDFMSQVFFELDFVKINNGFISLEENVPKRDLTESKTYQHKVQAFTLENELLYSSYEQLKNWFDQFIQESVKNEEAIIQWI is encoded by the coding sequence ATGTTAAAGCCAAAATCAAGGTGGATTGTAAAAAAATCCGACCAGACAATAATAGATTCACTCGCTAAGGACTTGAACATAACTCATCTGACTGCTTCTCTGCTAGTCAATCGCGGACTGGATACCGTGGAAGATGCCCGGTATTTTTTATTTGGAGAAAAAAGCGAATTTCATGACCCCTTTTTGTTAAAGGACATGGACAAGGCAGTTGAGCGGATCAATGAGGCTATCGAAACGCAGGAGCCCATATTAGTATTTGGTGATTATGATGCAGATGGTGTGAGCAGTACGACGGTCATGATGAAAGCCCTGGATGAGCTGGGGGCAAACGCCGACTATTACATACCGAACCGTTTTACAGAAGGATACGGCCCTAATGAAAAAGCATTCCGAAGTGCTGCAGACAGCGGAGTTGGCTTGATCATAACTGTCGATACGGGCATTTCAGCTCTTCATGAAGCAACTGTTGCCAAAGAGTTAGGCATCGACTTGATTATAACGGATCACCATGAACCTGGACCGGTCTTGCCAGATGCATTTGCGATCATCCATCCAAAGCTGGAAGACAGTGTATACCCTTTCAAGGACTTGGCTGGTGTCGGAGTCGCTTTTAAGGTTGCCCATGCGCTGCTAGGAAGGATCCCTGAGCATTTGCTTGAGTTTGCGGCAATCGGGACAATTGCAGACCTTGTACCTCTCATGGGAGAGAATAGGCTGATTGCCTTGAGGGGAATAGAGAAATTGAAGTCGAGCCAGACGCATGGTTTGAATGCGCTGCTTAAACTCGCTAAGACTGATAGATCTTCCATAGATGAAGAAACGATCGGGTTCATGATAGGACCGAGGGTTAACGCCGCCGGGAGACTTGGCAGCGCGGATCCTGCCGTGCAATTGATGATGACACAAGATCCTGAAGAAGCGATGATGCTTGCGGAAGAAATTGATTCAATCAATAAAGAGCGTCAAAATATAGTCTCACAAATTGCTGAAGAAGCAGTTGCTGAAGTGGAAATGAATTACCCAATACAAGACAACTCGGTGCTTGTCGTCGGCAAAGAAGGCTGGAATGCAGGAGTCATTGGCATCGTAGCTTCCAAGCTCGTTGAAAAATACTACCGGCCAACCATTGTTCTTAGTTTTGACAAAGAGAAGGGGCTTGCCAAGGGTTCAGCACGCAGTATTGCCGGTTTCGACCTTTTTAAAAATCTATCAACCTGCATAGACATCCTGCCGCATTTTGGGGGACATCCAATGGCTGCGGGCATGACATTGAATTTAAGCGATGTGGATGAATTAAGGGCAAGATTGAATACACTCGCAAAAGAGCAGCTTAAAGAGGAAGATTTAGTTCCTGTATCTCATATCGATGCCAGTATAGAAGTTAAAGAGATTACGATTGAAACCATAAATGAACTTGGAAAGCTTTCGCCATATGGTGTGAGCAATCCTAAGCCAAAGGTCATGATTAATGAAGCTAATATTTCAACCCTGAGAAAGATAGGAGCAGATCAGTCACATCTTAAGCTTGCGTTGGAAGAGGAAGGTACTGTGATTGATGGGATCGGATTCGGATTCGGCCATCTTCATGATCATATTTCACCAAGCTCCAAGCTATCGGTCATTGGCGAACTGTCCATCAATGAATGGAACAATATCAAGAAGCCGCAGATTTTTCTCAGGGATGTAGCGGTCAAATCCTGGCAGCTATTCGATTTCCGCGGACTTAAAAGACTGGAAAAACTTCCTGACATGATTCCAGGGGATCATATCAAATGGATTCTCTTTAATCCAGATTTGAAAAATAAGTTTTCACCTATTATCGGAGACTCGTTGGAAGTCGTTACTGCCGATGACCAGGCCCAACAAATCGAACTTGATCAATCATATGTTGTTCTTTTGGATCTGCCTCCTTCCAAAGAGATACTGGAGAATTTATTTTCCGGGAAAAATCCGGGAAGGGTATATGTCCACTTTTATAAAGAAAGCAGTGATTTCTTCACAACAATGCCAACCCGTGAACACTTCAAATGGTTCTACGCATTCCTTGCCAAAAAAGGTCCATTTGATCTAAAACGGTATGGCGACGACCTGGCCAAGCATAGAGGGTGGACAAAAGAAACAGTAGATTTCATGTCGCAGGTGTTTTTTGAACTAGATTTTGTTAAAATAAACAATGGGTTTATTTCACTAGAAGAAAATGTCCCCAAAAGGGATCTGACTGAATCCAAAACATATCAGCACAAGGTGCAAGCATTCACTCTTGAAAATGAGTTGCTCTACTCTTCGTATGAGCAATTGAAGAATTGGTTTGACCAGTTCATTCAAGAGTCGGTGAAAAATGAGGAGGCAATTATTCAATGGATTTGA
- a CDS encoding lipopolysaccharide assembly LapA domain-containing protein → MKFQWTLLLGLAFALIVAVFAVINVDSVTVNYLFGESEWPLILVILGSVLMGGIIVGSVGLFRMFVLQREVKSLRKKNETLEEQLAQKETAQEDSAQHQIEDIH, encoded by the coding sequence ATGAAGTTTCAATGGACATTGTTGCTGGGACTTGCTTTTGCATTGATCGTCGCTGTCTTTGCTGTCATCAATGTCGACTCAGTAACAGTAAACTATTTATTCGGGGAATCTGAATGGCCGTTAATATTGGTTATCTTGGGTTCTGTATTGATGGGCGGGATCATTGTTGGCTCTGTCGGCCTGTTCAGGATGTTTGTTCTTCAACGTGAAGTTAAATCATTGAGGAAGAAAAACGAAACCTTAGAAGAGCAGCTGGCGCAAAAGGAAACAGCCCAGGAAGACTCAGCACAGCATCAAATAGAAGATATCCATTAA
- a CDS encoding cation diffusion facilitator family transporter, with protein sequence MVGVVGNIVLAGLKWGIGIYANSKALVADAVHSASDVAGSLAVYIGLKAAKAPPDEDHPYGHGKAESIAAIIVAVLLMLVGVEIGRSSIEAFFHPIEAPKSIAIVAVVVSIIVKEGMFRYKFKLGKQLKSDALIVNAYEHRSDVYSSIAALIGISAAVLGGIFGIGWLEYADPVTGLLVALLVIRMAWKLGKESIHNTLDHVLHDEDTEEFRTVVQSIPEVKKLDELHAREHGHYVIIDLKISVDPHITVEQGHRIGKSVKKKLMENKNVQNVLVHINPYSENGTSEDGVDIQ encoded by the coding sequence ATGGTTGGCGTAGTCGGAAATATTGTACTGGCAGGGTTGAAGTGGGGTATCGGGATATACGCGAACAGTAAAGCACTTGTAGCGGATGCTGTTCATTCTGCTTCGGATGTTGCTGGTTCATTAGCTGTATACATAGGTCTCAAGGCTGCGAAAGCACCACCAGATGAAGACCATCCTTATGGCCATGGAAAGGCTGAATCCATTGCTGCTATCATTGTGGCCGTGTTATTGATGCTTGTAGGTGTCGAGATTGGCCGATCTTCGATAGAGGCATTCTTCCATCCTATTGAAGCACCGAAATCTATCGCAATTGTAGCTGTTGTCGTTTCAATTATCGTAAAAGAGGGAATGTTCAGATACAAGTTCAAATTGGGAAAACAACTGAAGAGTGATGCCCTGATTGTCAATGCCTATGAGCACCGTTCGGATGTATACTCTTCCATAGCAGCACTCATAGGGATCAGTGCCGCTGTCCTGGGCGGGATATTTGGGATAGGCTGGCTTGAATACGCCGACCCGGTTACCGGTCTGCTTGTCGCCTTGCTGGTCATCAGGATGGCATGGAAACTGGGCAAGGAGTCGATTCACAACACGCTTGACCATGTCCTGCACGATGAAGATACGGAAGAATTCAGAACGGTTGTACAGTCCATACCAGAAGTGAAAAAATTGGATGAATTACATGCCAGGGAACACGGCCACTATGTTATCATTGATTTGAAAATATCTGTTGATCCACATATTACCGTGGAACAGGGCCACAGGATTGGAAAAAGTGTGAAGAAGAAACTGATGGAAAATAAAAATGTCCAAAATGTTCTGGTCCATATAAATCCGTACAGTGAGAATGGAACTTCCGAAGATGGCGTAGATATTCAATAG
- the secDF gene encoding protein translocase subunit SecDF, translated as MVKRSRIVAFFLLVILIGSAMGATTQNILKDIKLGLDLQGGFEVLYEVTPLNGKEGEKVDRETLKSTAQALERRVNVLGVSEPNIQIEGDDRIRVQLAGVKDQNKAREILSTEAHLTFRDVNDRVMMDGSDLAENGAKQSFDQQNKPSISITLKDGDQFGEITKEIRDMYPENQLIIWLDFEEGVDSYKEERMKPEPKFLSNPNVDKILNQKNVEITGNFTIEEAQQLASLLNAGSLPVNLEETYSTSVGAKFGEQALNETVYAGIIGILAVFVFMLALYRIPGIVAVVTLSIYVYLILLVFDWMNGVLTLPGIAALILGVGMAVDANIITYERIKEELKVGRNIKAAFDAGSKGSLSTIFDANITTLLAAIVLFAYGTSSVKGFATMLIISILASFITAVFGARLFLGLLVNSGLFKNKPGLFGVKQTEVHDISEGLDTLDLKTRFDRFDFIKSRNKFFTASAVLIGLGLIALLVFRLNLGIDFAAGTRVEVMSDSKLTAEQVKEELKQVDLETSDIVISGDNSEIGVARFKTVLSKDKISELKSHFKEEFGAEPNVGTVSPTIGKELAKNAMIAVAIASVGIIIYVTIRFEIYMALAAIIALLHDAFFIIVLFSLTRLEVDITFIAAVLTIVGYSINDTIVTFDRMRENMVKKRRLKTPEDIAEVVNTSLRQTLGRSVNTILTVVITVVALLIFGSASIWNFSFALLIGLIAGTYSSIFIAAQLWYVWKNKELKKKGSIKTYKEKKVYSDEPQV; from the coding sequence ATGGTAAAACGCAGCCGCATCGTGGCCTTCTTTTTGCTGGTTATATTAATCGGAAGCGCCATGGGTGCAACAACCCAGAATATATTGAAAGATATCAAGCTCGGCCTTGATCTGCAGGGTGGTTTTGAGGTCCTTTATGAAGTGACGCCTTTAAACGGTAAAGAGGGCGAAAAAGTGGACCGGGAAACCTTGAAGAGTACAGCACAAGCGCTTGAACGAAGGGTGAATGTGCTTGGTGTCAGCGAACCGAACATCCAAATTGAGGGTGATGATAGAATCCGTGTTCAGCTTGCTGGTGTAAAAGACCAGAATAAAGCTCGTGAAATTCTATCCACCGAAGCGCACCTGACATTCCGTGACGTGAACGACCGGGTGATGATGGATGGAAGTGACCTGGCAGAAAACGGTGCAAAGCAAAGCTTTGACCAGCAGAACAAGCCAAGTATCTCGATTACGTTAAAAGATGGAGACCAATTTGGAGAAATCACGAAGGAAATCCGTGACATGTACCCTGAAAATCAGCTGATCATCTGGCTTGATTTCGAAGAAGGGGTAGATTCCTATAAGGAAGAAAGGATGAAGCCAGAGCCTAAATTCCTTTCCAACCCAAATGTTGATAAGATCCTGAATCAAAAGAATGTTGAAATCACTGGTAATTTTACCATTGAAGAAGCACAACAGCTTGCTTCACTTCTTAACGCCGGATCACTGCCGGTTAATCTAGAAGAAACATACTCTACATCTGTAGGAGCGAAGTTCGGGGAACAGGCCCTAAATGAGACGGTTTACGCTGGGATCATCGGTATCCTTGCCGTTTTCGTCTTCATGCTGGCTTTATACCGTATCCCTGGAATTGTCGCAGTTGTTACATTATCTATTTATGTCTACCTCATCCTCCTAGTATTCGATTGGATGAACGGGGTGCTCACACTGCCAGGTATTGCAGCCTTGATCCTCGGGGTCGGTATGGCAGTTGATGCAAACATCATCACATATGAGCGAATCAAAGAGGAATTAAAAGTTGGCCGGAATATCAAAGCTGCATTCGACGCAGGGAGCAAAGGCTCACTGTCTACGATTTTTGATGCCAACATTACGACATTGCTTGCAGCGATTGTACTATTCGCATATGGTACAAGCTCTGTAAAAGGCTTTGCAACCATGCTGATCATCAGTATCCTGGCAAGCTTCATCACTGCAGTTTTCGGGGCTCGATTGTTCCTAGGATTACTTGTGAACAGCGGTCTGTTCAAAAACAAGCCGGGCTTGTTCGGGGTGAAGCAAACTGAAGTCCATGATATTTCAGAAGGTTTGGATACTCTTGACTTAAAAACCAGGTTCGATCGATTTGATTTCATTAAGAGCCGTAACAAGTTCTTTACGGCATCCGCTGTATTGATTGGCCTTGGCTTAATTGCACTCCTCGTGTTCCGCCTGAACCTTGGAATCGATTTCGCGGCAGGGACAAGGGTAGAAGTCATGTCTGACAGCAAGCTTACAGCTGAGCAGGTGAAAGAAGAACTGAAGCAAGTTGACTTGGAAACAAGCGATATTGTCATCTCAGGTGATAATAGCGAAATTGGCGTCGCTAGATTTAAGACGGTTTTATCCAAAGATAAAATCTCTGAGCTTAAATCACACTTCAAGGAAGAATTCGGGGCTGAGCCGAATGTTGGTACAGTTTCACCAACAATCGGTAAAGAATTGGCTAAAAATGCAATGATCGCTGTTGCGATTGCTTCGGTCGGTATCATTATTTATGTAACGATCCGATTCGAAATCTATATGGCCCTGGCTGCCATCATCGCCCTTCTGCATGATGCATTCTTTATCATTGTCCTATTCAGCCTAACAAGGCTTGAAGTGGATATTACCTTTATCGCTGCCGTTCTGACGATTGTAGGTTACTCGATCAATGATACGATTGTTACCTTCGACAGGATGCGCGAAAACATGGTGAAGAAGAGACGCTTGAAGACACCAGAAGACATTGCTGAGGTCGTGAATACATCCCTTCGCCAAACACTTGGCCGCTCGGTCAACACCATTCTGACTGTGGTCATAACAGTCGTGGCTCTGTTGATCTTTGGCAGTGCATCAATCTGGAATTTCTCTTTCGCTCTGCTTATTGGCCTGATTGCAGGTACGTATTCCTCCATTTTCATCGCTGCACAGCTTTGGTATGTATGGAAAAATAAAGAGCTTAAGAAGAAGGGCTCAATCAAGACTTATAAGGAAAAGAAAGTCTACTCAGATGAGCCGCAAGTTTAA
- a CDS encoding post-transcriptional regulator, with protein sequence MNPSHHYGRFYKQIKPALESKIEEFKIFGYEQVGEKELWDYLTKKKWKKPKDEIQMYELVADILSAKIGDIMNFTTVEAFKLGDFTMDDEQERKELLK encoded by the coding sequence ATGAATCCAAGCCATCATTACGGGCGGTTTTATAAGCAGATAAAACCAGCTCTGGAAAGCAAAATTGAAGAATTCAAAATATTCGGTTATGAACAAGTTGGTGAAAAAGAATTATGGGATTACCTCACGAAGAAAAAGTGGAAAAAACCGAAGGATGAAATACAGATGTACGAATTAGTAGCTGACATCTTATCAGCCAAAATTGGCGATATCATGAATTTCACAACAGTCGAAGCATTTAAATTAGGAGATTTTACAATGGATGACGAACAAGAACGAAAAGAGCTGCTTAAATGA
- the spoVB gene encoding stage V sporulation protein B yields MSKFLKGTFILLIAGLVTRVLGFINRIVIARFIGEEGVGLYMMAFPTMVLVVTITQLGLPVAISKNVAEAEARGDFRKIKKILVVSLATTISLSIIFTPALILLAPYLSETLFTDPRTQWPLLAIAPIVPIVAVSSVLRGYFQGRQNMRPSAISQVIEQLVRITLIAVLTKTFMPYGIEYAAAGAMIASVIGELISLIYLMTTFKLRKSFRLRKNFFQFVNSGKSTFNDLMKIALPTTGSRLIGSVSWFFEPIVVAHSLAIAGVAAVAATKQYGALTGFAMPLLLLPSFITYSLSTSLVPAISEANSQKKMRVIEHLLQQSLRFSLLTGGLAIVVLYVLAEPLMTLMYGTSNGSQFIKLMAPFFLFYYFQGPLQAALQALDLARAAMINSLIGNLAKTAVIFLLASQPAFGINGVALGMVMGIVLITLLHFATMLKAVSFTFYVKDYLKVLAVIILSGSLGFMLWDWLDENLSLALRILINAGTVSILYVSLSVALGLIRRNELSRLKSVVTSFLKR; encoded by the coding sequence ATGTCGAAGTTTTTAAAAGGAACATTTATTTTACTTATAGCCGGGCTTGTCACGAGGGTGCTTGGTTTCATAAATCGGATTGTCATCGCTCGCTTCATCGGAGAGGAAGGTGTTGGTCTCTACATGATGGCCTTCCCTACCATGGTGCTTGTCGTGACGATTACTCAGCTGGGTCTGCCGGTTGCCATTTCAAAGAATGTGGCTGAAGCTGAAGCACGAGGCGATTTCCGGAAAATCAAGAAAATCCTTGTCGTTTCCCTTGCTACCACTATTTCTTTATCGATTATCTTTACACCGGCACTGATTCTCCTTGCTCCGTACTTATCAGAGACATTGTTCACGGACCCAAGGACGCAATGGCCGTTGCTTGCCATCGCTCCAATTGTTCCGATCGTAGCAGTATCGTCGGTTCTGCGCGGCTACTTCCAGGGAAGGCAGAATATGCGTCCTTCTGCGATATCCCAAGTGATCGAGCAGCTTGTCAGGATTACCTTGATTGCTGTACTGACAAAAACCTTTATGCCATATGGTATTGAATATGCTGCCGCTGGCGCCATGATTGCATCTGTAATAGGAGAACTAATTTCATTAATCTATTTAATGACAACCTTTAAGCTTAGGAAAAGTTTTCGCCTTCGGAAAAATTTCTTTCAATTTGTCAATTCCGGCAAATCGACTTTTAATGACCTCATGAAAATTGCGTTGCCTACTACTGGATCAAGACTGATTGGCTCTGTTTCCTGGTTCTTTGAACCAATCGTGGTGGCGCACAGCCTGGCGATTGCAGGTGTGGCTGCCGTGGCTGCCACCAAACAATATGGCGCATTGACCGGCTTCGCGATGCCATTGCTGTTATTGCCATCCTTCATCACGTATTCGTTGTCCACCTCACTGGTTCCTGCCATTAGTGAAGCAAACTCCCAAAAGAAAATGAGGGTGATTGAACATCTTTTGCAGCAATCTTTGCGGTTTTCTCTTTTAACAGGCGGCCTGGCGATTGTCGTTTTGTATGTACTGGCCGAACCGTTAATGACATTGATGTACGGCACCTCAAATGGTTCGCAATTCATCAAGCTGATGGCGCCATTCTTCTTGTTCTACTATTTCCAGGGGCCGCTTCAGGCAGCATTGCAGGCACTTGACTTGGCGAGAGCAGCGATGATCAACAGCTTGATCGGAAATCTCGCCAAGACGGCTGTCATCTTCCTGCTGGCGAGTCAGCCTGCTTTTGGGATAAATGGCGTGGCACTCGGAATGGTTATGGGAATCGTCCTCATCACCCTCCTCCATTTCGCAACAATGCTGAAGGCCGTTTCTTTCACCTTTTATGTAAAAGATTATCTAAAGGTATTGGCAGTCATCATTCTTTCGGGATCATTAGGCTTCATGCTCTGGGATTGGCTTGATGAGAATCTTTCATTGGCACTACGGATTCTTATAAATGCTGGGACTGTAAGCATCCTGTACGTTTCGCTTTCGGTAGCACTTGGCTTGATCAGGAGGAATGAGCTTTCAAGACTGAAATCTGTAGTAACATCATTTTTAAAGAGATAA
- a CDS encoding DUF421 domain-containing protein, which produces MEQYFIILFRTVFLYLLILLIFRIMGKREIGELSILDLVVYIMIAEMSSLAIENTKDPLINTLLPIGIFVIIQIALAMLSLKSKKFRDIVDGKPTIIINDGKIDEKAMRSQRYNFDDLLLQLREKDVGDIADVEYAILEPSGTLSIFQKKQGEQEGQQDSSSLALPLIIDGEVQEDNLGMIDKSSSWLLEQLRKQGYEDPGEISFCSYQNGKFYIDLKDK; this is translated from the coding sequence GTGGAACAATATTTCATCATCCTTTTTAGGACAGTTTTCTTATATTTATTAATCCTGTTGATTTTTCGGATAATGGGTAAAAGAGAAATCGGTGAATTAAGCATACTAGACTTGGTTGTCTATATCATGATTGCTGAAATGTCATCGTTGGCAATTGAAAATACGAAAGATCCATTGATCAACACCCTTCTCCCAATCGGTATATTTGTCATCATTCAAATAGCATTGGCGATGCTGTCTCTTAAAAGCAAAAAGTTCAGGGATATAGTCGATGGGAAGCCAACAATCATTATCAATGATGGAAAAATCGATGAGAAAGCAATGCGTTCGCAAAGATATAATTTTGACGATTTGCTTCTTCAATTGCGAGAAAAGGATGTAGGCGATATTGCCGATGTAGAGTATGCCATTTTGGAGCCATCAGGGACCTTATCCATTTTTCAAAAGAAACAGGGAGAACAGGAAGGGCAGCAGGACAGCAGCAGCCTCGCACTTCCGTTAATCATCGATGGCGAGGTCCAGGAAGACAATTTGGGAATGATTGACAAATCGAGTTCCTGGCTTCTGGAACAGCTAAGAAAACAGGGGTATGAAGATCCAGGTGAAATATCTTTTTGCAGCTACCAAAATGGAAAATTCTATATTGATTTAAAGGACAAATAA
- a CDS encoding TIGR04086 family membrane protein, producing the protein MESKSLGRAVLYGVIAIFLLAIVSSLIFSLLLKFTSVQESSLQYVMTSISFLSIFIGGFITGGNGKEKGWMIGGATGLVYSLIIFLFQYLGYDSLFSVEQIIYHICYILTAMMGGILGVNIVGGPSKA; encoded by the coding sequence ATGGAGTCCAAAAGTTTAGGAAGGGCCGTCCTGTACGGGGTGATCGCCATATTTCTTCTGGCAATCGTAAGCAGTTTGATATTTTCTCTTCTTTTAAAGTTCACTTCCGTCCAGGAATCTTCACTTCAGTACGTCATGACATCCATTTCTTTTTTATCCATTTTCATTGGCGGCTTTATCACTGGCGGGAACGGAAAAGAAAAAGGCTGGATGATTGGAGGAGCTACAGGCCTGGTATATTCTTTAATTATTTTCCTGTTCCAATACTTGGGTTATGACAGCCTGTTTTCAGTTGAACAAATCATCTATCATATCTGCTATATTCTCACAGCAATGATGGGCGGCATCCTCGGTGTAAACATCGTCGGCGGGCCATCGAAGGCATAA
- the yajC gene encoding preprotein translocase subunit YajC: protein MEGLVGTVFPLLLMFVLFYFLLIRPQQKRQKAVQQMQSDLAKGDKVVTIGGLHGIVDALDEGTVVIKCGDGSRLTYDRAAIRDVRESAAGV, encoded by the coding sequence ATGGAAGGATTAGTAGGTACAGTATTCCCGCTATTGCTGATGTTTGTACTATTCTATTTCTTGTTGATCCGCCCTCAGCAAAAGAGGCAGAAAGCGGTTCAGCAAATGCAGAGTGATCTTGCAAAAGGTGATAAGGTAGTAACGATTGGCGGTTTGCATGGAATCGTCGACGCACTTGATGAAGGCACTGTTGTCATCAAATGTGGAGACGGAAGCCGTCTTACATATGACCGCGCGGCAATCCGCGACGTCAGAGAATCAGCAGCAGGAGTATAA
- the tgt gene encoding tRNA guanosine(34) transglycosylase Tgt, which translates to MSAIRYELIKTCKQTGARLGRVHTPHGSFETPVFMPVGTLATVKTMSPEELVQMGAGIILSNTYHLWLRPGHEIVKEAGGLHKFMNWDRAILTDSGGFQVFSLSEFRKIEEEGVHFRNHLNGDKLFLSPEKAMEIQNALGSDIMMAFDECPPYPAEYDYMKKSVERTSRWAERCLTAHQRPQDQGLFGIVQGGEYEELRKQSAKDLVSMDFPGYAVGGLSVGEPKDVMDRVLEFTTPWLPTDKPRYLMGVGSPDSLIDGAIRGIDMFDCVLPTRIARNGTLMTSEGRLVVKNAKFARDFGPLDPNCDCYTCKNYSRAYIRHLIKTDESFGIRLTSYHNLYFLLKLMEQVRQAIREDRLGDFREEFFEQYGYNKPNAKNF; encoded by the coding sequence TTGTCAGCAATCCGTTATGAATTAATTAAAACCTGTAAGCAGACAGGAGCAAGGCTTGGACGTGTCCATACACCACACGGTTCTTTTGAAACTCCTGTCTTCATGCCCGTTGGTACACTGGCAACCGTCAAAACAATGTCACCCGAGGAACTGGTGCAGATGGGTGCGGGAATCATCCTGAGCAATACCTATCATCTGTGGCTTAGGCCGGGACACGAAATCGTCAAGGAAGCAGGCGGCCTGCATAAATTCATGAACTGGGACCGTGCCATCCTTACTGATTCAGGTGGTTTCCAGGTATTTTCCTTGAGCGAGTTCAGAAAGATCGAAGAAGAAGGCGTCCATTTCCGCAACCATTTAAATGGGGACAAGTTATTCCTGTCACCGGAAAAGGCAATGGAAATCCAGAACGCTCTAGGTTCAGATATCATGATGGCGTTCGATGAATGTCCTCCATACCCTGCTGAATATGATTACATGAAAAAATCAGTAGAGCGTACCTCTCGTTGGGCAGAGCGTTGCCTTACAGCTCATCAGCGTCCACAGGACCAGGGATTGTTCGGGATCGTCCAGGGCGGGGAATATGAAGAATTAAGAAAGCAGAGCGCAAAGGATCTTGTTTCTATGGACTTCCCAGGTTACGCAGTTGGCGGACTTTCAGTCGGCGAACCGAAGGATGTCATGGACAGAGTGCTGGAATTCACTACACCATGGCTGCCAACGGACAAGCCACGCTATCTAATGGGAGTAGGTTCACCAGATTCATTGATTGATGGTGCCATCCGTGGAATCGATATGTTCGATTGTGTACTTCCAACTCGTATTGCCAGGAATGGCACATTGATGACGAGTGAGGGAAGATTGGTCGTCAAGAACGCAAAATTTGCGCGTGACTTTGGACCACTGGATCCGAACTGCGATTGCTATACATGCAAAAATTACAGCAGGGCGTATATCCGACACTTAATTAAAACGGATGAATCGTTTGGAATTCGACTTACTTCTTACCATAATCTCTATTTTCTGCTAAAATTAATGGAGCAGGTCAGACAGGCAATCCGTGAAGACCGTCTGGGGGACTTTAGAGAAGAGTTCTTTGAGCAATATGGCTACAATAAGCCGAATGCCAAAAACTTCTAA